In the Setaria italica strain Yugu1 chromosome VI, Setaria_italica_v2.0, whole genome shotgun sequence genome, one interval contains:
- the LOC101758698 gene encoding uncharacterized protein LOC101758698 has translation MGGFATSRPASIGFCAFICFLNLFAFLLAVGAERRRSTGKVVPDEYDDRSYCLYDSDASTVYGVSAFFVLLLQQAIVTAATRCLCFGPALSSRCCAVAAFVLSWTTFLVAEACLIGGSVRNAKHTKYLGYYMKHDLVSCATLRKGVFAAAAAMMIINLVASLVYYWSYSKAATGGFMKHQNEVGVGMTDYGLDKGVPGP, from the exons ATGGGCGGCTTCGCGACCTCGCGCCCGGCCTCCATAGGCTTCTGCGCCttcatctgcttcctcaacctcttcgccttcctcctcgccgtgggcgccgagcgccgccgcagcACC GGGAAGGTGGTGCCGGACGAGTACGACGACCGCTCCTACTGCCTCTACGACAGCGACGCCTCCACGGTGTACGGCGTCTCCGCCTTCTTCGTGCTCCTGCTCCAGCAGGCCATCGTCACCGCCGCCACGCGGTGCCTCTGCTTCGGCCCCGCGCTCTCCTCCCGCTGCTGCGCCGTCGCCGCGTTCGTCCTTTCCTG GACAACATTCCTTGTTGCGGAAGCTTGCCTCATAGGAGGATCAGTGAGGAATGCAAAACACACCAAGTATTTAGGCTACTATATGAAGCACGATTTGGTGTCCTGTGCCACCCTTCGGAAGGGAGTCTTCGCAGCTGCTGCTGCGATGATGATCATCAACCTCGTGGCATCCCTTGTCTACTACTGGAGTTACTCGAAAGCTGCAACCGGCGGGTTCATGAAGCACCAAAACGAGGTTGGCGTGGGCATGACGGATTATGGCCTTGATAAGGGTGTTCCTGGGCCCTGA